From the Argentina anserina chromosome 3, drPotAnse1.1, whole genome shotgun sequence genome, the window TAGTTATGAATATTTTAGCATGAACAAATCATGATAATATACATGCATGAGAATAGACACAATTATGATAAAATATCAGTCGTTATACACCCCCTTGGTTAATCCTCGATAATGTTACCATTGTGACCGCTGTAATACTCATTTTGTATCGAGATGAAAAAAAGTGATTcccattttacttttacttttATCAAGAGCTTTATTAACCCTTTTTCAATGACAAACTCACAGTTACCCAAACCAGAGAGTAAGATACGCGCGCGAACAAGGTTCTCAAAACGCAGAGCCGAACCAAAACCCTAGCGAACCAAATGGCCGAGAAATTGGCACCGGAGAAGCGCCATAGCTTCACTCACAACGGtaattctctctctcccttctcTGATTGTGAATTCGATTTCGATCTTCAATGACCCTAATTTGGGGCAAAGAGTCAAATTTTAGGTCAAAAGGTATTCGAATGGGACCAAACCCTAGAGGAGGTGAACATGTACATCACTCTGCCCCCAGATGTTCCTCCCAAGCAATTTTACTGCAAGCTTCAATCCAAGCACGTCGAAGTCGGCATCAAAGGAAACCCTCCCTACCTCAATGTAAGTAACTTAAATTCAATTTGGGCTTTTTATTACAGTGAACAAGTTTGGTTACTGAATGAAACGGTGCGTTTTGGATTTGTGCAGCATGATCTTACCAGCCCTGTAAAGACGGACTGTTCTTTCTGGACACTAGGTGAGTATTTTGATGGTTGCTTGTTCATTATTGGAGTctcatttttttatgtttacgTTTGTTGTGCTGATTTGGGTTTTTGATTGTATGGTAGAGGATGATATAATGCACATAACACTGCAAAagagggacaaaggtcagacgTGGGCTTCGCCTATAGTGGGTGAGGGTCAGTTGGATCCGTACGCTACTGATCTTGAACAGAAGCGCCTTATGCTTCAGAGGTTTCAGGAAGAGGTAAGTTAGAGTTGTGAATCTTATTGTCATTGTATTTTGCTAGTGTTTGGACGTATGAGATCAGTGTGTACCTGTTTTATTCTAGTGTTGCTCATGCTGTCACATACTGTAGAGTGTTCGTGCTAAGGAAATGAAGTAAACCAGTGAAATATCTATGAGTGCTATTGGGCAAATGTGTTATGGTTTTGGGAGTTAAAGCGAAAGCATACTAATTAGATATTGTGGTTAACTTGGTGGATGCAAAGATAGTGTTGGCCAATAGGTTCCAGAGTTACCGACATTGGTGTAATTGATATTATGTTGGGCAATAAATTCTCAATATGCAATAGTCTTGACAAATCAGATGGTCCAAAGCCTTTTAATTATTTCTCCATGTATGGAAACGTTGATGCACTTCTTAAAGGGTATGATGTTTACATTGGATACAATTATTTGCTTACGACATTTGCAATTTCGGTTTctgattttcttttatttatttattttaagaaAATGGTGTCATATTTCACAGTGAATTAGTCATCAATTTTCTGTGAGATGTAACAATCTCTGGTTATATACAGATCATGTAAATCTTAAGAATTCAACTCCGATACTCATGTGTGTTTGGTTCGGTCCTCTGCAGAACCcgggttttgacttttcacaAGCTCAATTCAATGGAGGTTGCCCTGATCCACGTACCTTTATGGGTGGTATCCGCTCTGATTGATAAGCTTGATCGGCTGCTCTAGTTTCCTGCATTAGCCTGGTATTTAATTCTGACCAACAGCTagtaaataagaaaatttgatTAGTTTGCCGACTTGGCTTACTTCAATGTTTGTAAGAACTTCAATGCTATTTATGATCTGTTGGTTCATGATTATTCTACCATGTTGTTGTGGAATATGAATGTAGAGTTAACAATCTAGAGCTTATGCTATTTATCACCAGAGACCCATTCTCTACCTTCCTGCAACAACAGTGCTAAAactgtttttaattttattttttattattatttttatatgcTATAGATTCATGACAAATGTTCTGCAGGAAACCAAATGGTAAATTGTATGATTGGAGAAATGAATTGGAACTTTGAAAGTATAACTTGATATACCTGTTTTCCAGAATTAGCTTGGTTATCATTTCCCTTTGTGAGTGAGTGCATAGTTCCTATTATTAATGAGGAGCTTAGAAGCTAGAGTTTGTTTTCTTTCAGTAGATGCCAACATGATTAGATAGTAAATACCTGCACTCATATGTGTTCCTTTTGTTACGAAATTATTGATGTTGTTAGCAATGTAGGAGAGTTCAACACAAAATCACTGCTGTTCAAAAACTAATCCAGAGAGGAAAATAAGACTGTTTGTAAAATTTGGTGAAAAAGATGTCGTCTTACTTGTCCCCTGAATTTTGAATATAAAAGTTGTCCTCTTCAGAGTCTATAGTTGTAGTTGGCATTAGAATCAGAATCAGATTCTAAGCCTTTCAATGACATGACATGCCATTTAGAAGTGTTGTTAATGAACTAGAATCATATTCACTGGTGCCTTTTAGGAGAGTGAGAAGTGTAGAAATTGCCTGTAGATATGCTGTTTTATCCTCGTTTATATATTCGaaattcttttatttcttgttcTGGAAATGACTATCGATGATTCTATTATGAATATATGTAGGCATTTGGTCGGAAAATGCTGTACCTGGTTAGCAAGTTGGTACCTGTAGTCGTCTAACCAGCAACTTGGCTCTTGTAGTATTGCTCGACGTGTAACAAGTTTGTGCGTTTGTGGGTATATCATCAAGATCTCATTTGGGGTCTTGATTTCAAAATTGTAGCTCGATTGACCAATTCTCTGATCGGATCAACATACCTAATTCACTTTCAGCTCCTTTCTCCCTTTGTTAAACTTGTGGCATTGACTCAGTAGAACTGGTTATCAACTTAAGCGTAATCTGATGTATTGGAAGATGTTAGTAATGATTGAAGACCCTTCCAGTGTACTCTTCCCTTATTGGGGCTAGAGgggagaaaaagaaatattttaaaaagttgggggggggggggggtgcaaaATCTAATTATCATAAAAAGAGGGTGCGCATATCAAAGTAACAATGACGGAGGAGGTTTTTATCAGACCCACCAcggcaccaccaccaccttctCTTCCATCTCACTCACTTCATTTCCatgcaacatatataattcccTTTCCTCCATTTCTTTCACCTCTTTCTCACTCTGCTTACATATTCAACCTCTCTGCCCTTCTTCTCCTTCGCGACACCTACACCCTCCCACCAAACCCATCTTTgtcctcttcctctctctctctctctctccttcatgATCTCAACACCCACTAACTCATCACGACTTCCATGGGGAGAAACCGAGCCCACCCTCGCCGCTGCCTCATCGCCGGAAACTACTGCCACGACGTCCTCATCCGCGACGGCCTCGTTCTAGCCCAGACTCTCGGCGGGGCAGCCTCCTTCATCTCCAACGTCCTCGACGGCGTCGCAGTCACTTACAATCTCGTCTCCAAAGTCGGCTCCGACTTTGCCTACTCGGTCCATGCCGACCCGATTGTGGTGCCCCATTCCAGCACGACTCTGTTCCACGCGCATTTCGAGTCCGGGAACGACGGGGAGGGGAAGAACGACCGGGTCCTGAAGCGGGTCACTGCCTGCGACCCGATTCGGGCCTCGGATCTCCCCGAGGCGAGATTTGATTTCGGAATGGCGGTGGGTGTCGGCGGCGAGATTACGGTGGAGACGGTGGAGAAGCTGGTGGAGATGTGCGGGACTGTGTTTGTGGACATTCAGGCTTTGATTCGGGTTTTCGACGAGGCGGATGGGGCGGTGAGGCTGGTGGGGTTGAAGGAGAGTGGGTTTTATCACCTGTTGCCTAGAATTGGGTTTATAAAGGCGTCGGCGGAGGAGGCTCTGTTTATGGACGTGGAGGAGGTCAGGAAGGTGTGCTGTGTTGTGGTGACCAATGGGAAGCGTGGGTCTAGAGTGGTTTGGAGAGATGGGGAAGTTGAAGTTGGGCCGTTTCCGACGAGCCAGGTTGATCCGACTGGTGCAGGGGATAGTTTTCTTGGTGGGTTTGTTGCGGGGCTTGTCAATGGGTTGGCTGTGCCTGATGCTGCATTGCTTGGGAACTTGTTTGGGTCACTGACTGTGGGGCAGATTGGACTGCCCAAGTTCGACTTGAGGATGTTACAGGTGAGCTTCAAGTTGCATTGCTAATCTAGATTTCATTTGAGCAGTTATATTGGTTTTAGTATGAGGACTTGTGGAGGTACTTGTTGCATTATGCATGCTGGAAATAATGAACCTTTACATTTATAGATGAATGTGGTTTAAATGGGGATGCATCATGTAGCTAGGCTGCTGAAAGTTGAATGTAGATGAGAAGTTTCGCCACATGATGAGGTAGATATTGATACAAGTGTCTCTGAAGGTTGTTAGTTTTAGATTGTGATAGAGATGCATAGGCTGCATTGTGTGGTATGCAAGGCTTAGTCATGAGTTATTATTTCTTGCAGAGAATTCTATGGGGGTTACCTTGTTTGTAAGCATATCTATTATGAAATACCATGTTATGCAATTTATTTGGTAGTTTTTGGCACTTTGAAATTTGGTATACTGCTACAGTTTTGGCACAAGCTGATAAGTGCTGCAAAGTTTAGACTATGAGCATTAATAAAGAAAAGTAATTTTAAGAAGTATGCCATTACAAGCAGATACCTGCTGCTATTAGGTGATTTTTGCTCAAGAGTTTGATTATGTGGTTATTTGTGTGAATAAAATGACGTGTTGTATATTTCTTCTCCAATTGCTACCACATAAAACTAAAAACTTCTTATTTAACAattatcttttccttttcctcaTTGCAGAGAGTTCAGGAAGAGGTGCAGAAGAGAAAGGTCCAGTGTCTCAGCTCCCACGAAAGAAAAGACGAGAAGTTCAGGTTTATGAATGTAGCTGGACACGAACAGTTTCATGCGTCCCTCATAGCAGCTAAACAAATACCAAGGTGCATTCCCCGTGAATGTGAATGGAATCTGCCAAGTTCTCCTTCTAGAACAGTGGAGCAGGACTTTGAATGCCCTTCCCCATTTCACAGCACAGCCGAAACTTTTACCTGACTTCGTCTATGAGGAGCCAATAACAGTAGACCGTAAACCATTACTTGTAATAGAGTAGCATCCAACGtcctccatctctttttctgtATCAAATAATGTCTCTACTGTAGAAATGTGTCTGCATGGAGCAATTGCAGCCTTGTGACCCCCGTGTATGTCCTGCATCTTTAGATTAATGTAGAACAGCAAAAGTCGCTCCAGAACTTTGCTTTGATCAGAAAGGCAGGGAAATGCCAATGCCTAAAGAAATTCCAGATCGTTTGCACAATTGCCCATCAAAAGATTCCTCACAAAGGTTGACAAGCTCTGGTATAAATAGCCGAGAACTTGCAGCCTCTAGGAGTCTAGGGTATCTCAAAACGTCTGTTTACAAATAGTTAGGGTATATGAACTACAACAACTTAAAACCTGATACGAACTACAACATCAATATAATTAGTCACTTTCCTTGCAATACGAGTAATATACAGCTTGCACAATAAACGAGTAATACACAACTACATGTAGCTGTTTATAGCAGGCATTTTCTTACATTAGTGTAGCTCGTTTCTTACATTATGCAGATGTTCTTTTTCTAAAGTTGGTCATTCAGTTGGTTTACAAGCTTGGCATCAATTTCTTCATCCTAGCAGTGCTGTTTTCCAATTTGGTAATAAAATGTGGAGTAATTATTCTATGTACCCGGAACACCATATGATAGTGTGACACTGTTATGTGGTGTACCTAATCAATCTATTACTTTATGGTGTAATAAACATGCACGTGGTGAAAGATGaacaattatttaaatatgaataaccaattagaaacaaacacagtaaaaaatataccaataacattaaatgGTACGCCACATATACTATGTACTgggtatatataaatttttttttctaaaatgtgGTTATTTTAGAATATTTATTGAGTAATCTATTTTTTTATGTCAAAGAAAATGACATAATTGCTGGTCCTTTCTTGGTCTGGTGAATGTGAAGACCACAGGTCCATTGATCGACCTACATTATCATCATTTCTTCAAACAacaccaaaagaaaatgacaTTATTTAGAAAATGACATATGTGtttgaggaggaacgaaacgagaataataacaacgtaatggaacataacgtaactgtttattgattgat encodes:
- the LOC126788890 gene encoding uncharacterized protein LOC126788890, with product MAEKLAPEKRHSFTHNGQKVFEWDQTLEEVNMYITLPPDVPPKQFYCKLQSKHVEVGIKGNPPYLNHDLTSPVKTDCSFWTLEDDIMHITLQKRDKGQTWASPIVGEGQLDPYATDLEQKRLMLQRFQEENPGFDFSQAQFNGGCPDPRTFMGGIRSD
- the LOC126788888 gene encoding LOW QUALITY PROTEIN: inositol 3-kinase (The sequence of the model RefSeq protein was modified relative to this genomic sequence to represent the inferred CDS: deleted 1 base in 1 codon) → MGRNRAHPRRCLIAGNYCHDVLIRDGLVLAQTLGGAASFISNVLDGVAVTYNLVSKVGSDFAYSVHADPIVVPHSSTTLFHAHFESGNDGEGKNDRVLKRVTACDPIRASDLPEARFDFGMAVGVGGEITVETVEKLVEMCGTVFVDIQALIRVFDEADGAVRLVGLKESGFYHLLPRIGFIKASAEEALFMDVEEVRKVCCVVVTNGKRGSRVVWRDGEVEVGPFPTSQVDPTGAGDSFLGGFVAGLVNGLAVPDAALLGNLFGSLTVGQIGLPKFDLRMLQRVQEEVQKRKVQCLSSHERKDEKFRFMNVAGHEQFHASLIAAKQIPRCIPRECEWNLPSSPSRTVEQTLNALPHFTAQPKLLPDFVYEEPITVDRKPLLVIE